Proteins encoded by one window of Cannabis sativa cultivar Pink pepper isolate KNU-18-1 chromosome 4, ASM2916894v1, whole genome shotgun sequence:
- the LOC115714066 gene encoding UBP1-associated protein 2B isoform X1, translated as MAPTGKTRKRTLIKKSEKGTKKKLKTKNQATPKVTIKHAEQKFQEEDFNEEVDSDESNSEKLSSLLEPYSRDQLIDLICDASLKDAAFLNRVQDIADRDVSYRKIFVHGLSWDTTRETLTAIFEPFGCIEECNVVLDKNTGKAKGYGFVLYKKRRAAIKALKNPQKRIMNRIASCQLASVGPVSGGPPAQGVISTPAPRKIYVSNVPSETDPEKLRAFFCKFGEIETGPIGFDTQTGKSRGFALFVYKTPEGLRKALQEPHKMFNGHQLHCQKATEGKNKNQSVQPQPQPQSQSQAQAQMQPQPQSQSHPMLAMAAAQNLAMFGHNPGFNPIYGRGYFVNPAAGMIPGTVNPAMMAGTLNQGLVPTSQVGQGQAGSGVVGYSGVSNGFGSIGGGSSALGSFGSNPTPQILQALQQVYPHSQFGQLAPGRVQGTGGPITGYPSYTWYDIFQLACLFLSLFVFRVVNCFLCLLSFWLFLVFSCEKFEKVTFTILSFLTLFRFHFLLFFLF; from the exons ATGGCGCCTACTGGAAAAACAAGAAAGAGGACACTAATAAAAAAATCAGAGAAAGGCACGAAGAAGAAGCTCAAAACCAAGAACCAGGCCACACCTAAAGTCACCATCAAACACGCCGAGCAAAAATTCCAAGAAGAGGACTTTAACGAAGAAGTTGACTCGGACGAGTCCAACTCCGAAAAACTCTCTAGTCTCCTCGAACCTTACTCCAGAGACCAGTTGATTGACCTCATCTGCGACGCCTCCCTCAAGGATGCAGCCTTCTTGAATCGAGTCCAAGACATTGCCGACCGCGACGTCTCCTACCGAAAGATCTTTGTTCACGGTCTCAGCTGGGACACCACTCGCGAAACCCTAACCGCCATTTTCGAACCTTTCGGCTGTATTGAGGAGTGCAACGTGGTTTTGGATAAGAACACCGGGAAAGCCAAAGGTTACGGCTTCGTTCTGTACAAGAAGCGGCGAGCCGCTATTAAAGCCCTGAAGAATCCCCAGAAGAGGATCATGAACAGGATCGCTTCGTGCCAGCTTGCCTCTGTGGGCCCGGTTTCTGGCGGTCCTCCGGCCCAGGGCGTGATATCCACACCGGCGCCTCGGAAGATATACGTTAGCAACGTGCCATCGGAAACCGACCCGGAGAAGCTGAGGGCTTTCTTTTGTAAATTTGGGGAAATTGAAACAGGCCCCATTGGGTTCGATACGCAGACTGGGAAATCGAGGGGTTTTGCTTTGTTTGTGTATAAGACTCCCGAGGGGCTCAGAAAGGCGCTTCAGGAGCCGCACAAGATGTTCAATGGGCACCAATTACACTGCCAGAAGGCTACTGAggggaaaaacaaaaatcaatcgGTGCAACCTCAACCTCAACCTCAATCTCAATCTCAAGCTCAGGCCCAAATGCAGCCACAGCCGCAGTCACAGTCACACCCGATGTTGGCAATGGCTGCAGCTCAAAATTTGGCAATGTTCGGTCACAATCCCGGCTTCAATCCAATTTATGGTAGGGGGTATTTTGTGAATCCCGCAGCTGGAATGATTCCCGGGACTGTTAATCCGGCAATGATGGCCGGGACATTGAATCAGGGTTTAGTTCCGACGAGTCAAGTGGGTCAGGGTCAGGCCGGTTCTGGTGTGGTTGGGTACAGTGGAGTGTCTAATGGGTTTGGTAGTATAGGTGGAGGAAGCTCCGCTCTTGGTTCGTTCGGTTCTAATCCTACGCCTCAGATATTGCAGGCCTTGCAGCAAGTTTATCCACATTCACAGTTTGGGCAGCTGGCTCCCGGTAGGGTTCAGGGAACCGGTGGCCCTATCACCGGCTATCCATCTTATACTTGGTATGACATATTTCAGCTGGCTTGCTTATTTTTGTCTCTGTTTGTGTTTCGAGTTGTTAATTGTTTCTTGTGCTTATtatcattttggttgtttttagtattttcttgtGAGAAGTTTGAGAAAGTAACTTTTACTATCCTATCATTTTTAACTTTATTTCGCTTTCATTTTCTcctttttttcttattt TGA
- the LOC115714066 gene encoding UBP1-associated protein 2A isoform X2: protein MAPTGKTRKRTLIKKSEKGTKKKLKTKNQATPKVTIKHAEQKFQEEDFNEEVDSDESNSEKLSSLLEPYSRDQLIDLICDASLKDAAFLNRVQDIADRDVSYRKIFVHGLSWDTTRETLTAIFEPFGCIEECNVVLDKNTGKAKGYGFVLYKKRRAAIKALKNPQKRIMNRIASCQLASVGPVSGGPPAQGVISTPAPRKIYVSNVPSETDPEKLRAFFCKFGEIETGPIGFDTQTGKSRGFALFVYKTPEGLRKALQEPHKMFNGHQLHCQKATEGKNKNQSVQPQPQPQSQSQAQAQMQPQPQSQSHPMLAMAAAQNLAMFGHNPGFNPIYGRGYFVNPAAGMIPGTVNPAMMAGTLNQGLVPTSQVGQGQAGSGVVGYSGVSNGFGSIGGGSSALGSFGSNPTPQILQALQQVYPHSQFGQLAPGRVQGTGGPITGYPSYTWS, encoded by the exons ATGGCGCCTACTGGAAAAACAAGAAAGAGGACACTAATAAAAAAATCAGAGAAAGGCACGAAGAAGAAGCTCAAAACCAAGAACCAGGCCACACCTAAAGTCACCATCAAACACGCCGAGCAAAAATTCCAAGAAGAGGACTTTAACGAAGAAGTTGACTCGGACGAGTCCAACTCCGAAAAACTCTCTAGTCTCCTCGAACCTTACTCCAGAGACCAGTTGATTGACCTCATCTGCGACGCCTCCCTCAAGGATGCAGCCTTCTTGAATCGAGTCCAAGACATTGCCGACCGCGACGTCTCCTACCGAAAGATCTTTGTTCACGGTCTCAGCTGGGACACCACTCGCGAAACCCTAACCGCCATTTTCGAACCTTTCGGCTGTATTGAGGAGTGCAACGTGGTTTTGGATAAGAACACCGGGAAAGCCAAAGGTTACGGCTTCGTTCTGTACAAGAAGCGGCGAGCCGCTATTAAAGCCCTGAAGAATCCCCAGAAGAGGATCATGAACAGGATCGCTTCGTGCCAGCTTGCCTCTGTGGGCCCGGTTTCTGGCGGTCCTCCGGCCCAGGGCGTGATATCCACACCGGCGCCTCGGAAGATATACGTTAGCAACGTGCCATCGGAAACCGACCCGGAGAAGCTGAGGGCTTTCTTTTGTAAATTTGGGGAAATTGAAACAGGCCCCATTGGGTTCGATACGCAGACTGGGAAATCGAGGGGTTTTGCTTTGTTTGTGTATAAGACTCCCGAGGGGCTCAGAAAGGCGCTTCAGGAGCCGCACAAGATGTTCAATGGGCACCAATTACACTGCCAGAAGGCTACTGAggggaaaaacaaaaatcaatcgGTGCAACCTCAACCTCAACCTCAATCTCAATCTCAAGCTCAGGCCCAAATGCAGCCACAGCCGCAGTCACAGTCACACCCGATGTTGGCAATGGCTGCAGCTCAAAATTTGGCAATGTTCGGTCACAATCCCGGCTTCAATCCAATTTATGGTAGGGGGTATTTTGTGAATCCCGCAGCTGGAATGATTCCCGGGACTGTTAATCCGGCAATGATGGCCGGGACATTGAATCAGGGTTTAGTTCCGACGAGTCAAGTGGGTCAGGGTCAGGCCGGTTCTGGTGTGGTTGGGTACAGTGGAGTGTCTAATGGGTTTGGTAGTATAGGTGGAGGAAGCTCCGCTCTTGGTTCGTTCGGTTCTAATCCTACGCCTCAGATATTGCAGGCCTTGCAGCAAGTTTATCCACATTCACAGTTTGGGCAGCTGGCTCCCGGTAGGGTTCAGGGAACCGGTGGCCCTATCACCGGCTATCCATCTTATACTTG gaGCTAA
- the LOC115714066 gene encoding UBP1-associated protein 2A isoform X3: MAPTGKTRKRTLIKKSEKGTKKKLKTKNQATPKVTIKHAEQKFQEEDFNEEVDSDESNSEKLSSLLEPYSRDQLIDLICDASLKDAAFLNRVQDIADRDVSYRKIFVHGLSWDTTRETLTAIFEPFGCIEECNVVLDKNTGKAKGYGFVLYKKRRAAIKALKNPQKRIMNRIASCQLASVGPVSGGPPAQGVISTPAPRKIYVSNVPSETDPEKLRAFFCKFGEIETGPIGFDTQTGKSRGFALFVYKTPEGLRKALQEPHKMFNGHQLHCQKATEGKNKNQSVQPQPQPQSQSQAQAQMQPQPQSQSHPMLAMAAAQNLAMFGHNPGFNPIYGRGYFVNPAAGMIPGTVNPAMMAGTLNQGLVPTSQVGQGQAGSGVVGYSGVSNGFGSIGGGSSALGSFGSNPTPQILQALQQVYPHSQFGQLAPGRVQGTGGPITGYPSYT, encoded by the coding sequence ATGGCGCCTACTGGAAAAACAAGAAAGAGGACACTAATAAAAAAATCAGAGAAAGGCACGAAGAAGAAGCTCAAAACCAAGAACCAGGCCACACCTAAAGTCACCATCAAACACGCCGAGCAAAAATTCCAAGAAGAGGACTTTAACGAAGAAGTTGACTCGGACGAGTCCAACTCCGAAAAACTCTCTAGTCTCCTCGAACCTTACTCCAGAGACCAGTTGATTGACCTCATCTGCGACGCCTCCCTCAAGGATGCAGCCTTCTTGAATCGAGTCCAAGACATTGCCGACCGCGACGTCTCCTACCGAAAGATCTTTGTTCACGGTCTCAGCTGGGACACCACTCGCGAAACCCTAACCGCCATTTTCGAACCTTTCGGCTGTATTGAGGAGTGCAACGTGGTTTTGGATAAGAACACCGGGAAAGCCAAAGGTTACGGCTTCGTTCTGTACAAGAAGCGGCGAGCCGCTATTAAAGCCCTGAAGAATCCCCAGAAGAGGATCATGAACAGGATCGCTTCGTGCCAGCTTGCCTCTGTGGGCCCGGTTTCTGGCGGTCCTCCGGCCCAGGGCGTGATATCCACACCGGCGCCTCGGAAGATATACGTTAGCAACGTGCCATCGGAAACCGACCCGGAGAAGCTGAGGGCTTTCTTTTGTAAATTTGGGGAAATTGAAACAGGCCCCATTGGGTTCGATACGCAGACTGGGAAATCGAGGGGTTTTGCTTTGTTTGTGTATAAGACTCCCGAGGGGCTCAGAAAGGCGCTTCAGGAGCCGCACAAGATGTTCAATGGGCACCAATTACACTGCCAGAAGGCTACTGAggggaaaaacaaaaatcaatcgGTGCAACCTCAACCTCAACCTCAATCTCAATCTCAAGCTCAGGCCCAAATGCAGCCACAGCCGCAGTCACAGTCACACCCGATGTTGGCAATGGCTGCAGCTCAAAATTTGGCAATGTTCGGTCACAATCCCGGCTTCAATCCAATTTATGGTAGGGGGTATTTTGTGAATCCCGCAGCTGGAATGATTCCCGGGACTGTTAATCCGGCAATGATGGCCGGGACATTGAATCAGGGTTTAGTTCCGACGAGTCAAGTGGGTCAGGGTCAGGCCGGTTCTGGTGTGGTTGGGTACAGTGGAGTGTCTAATGGGTTTGGTAGTATAGGTGGAGGAAGCTCCGCTCTTGGTTCGTTCGGTTCTAATCCTACGCCTCAGATATTGCAGGCCTTGCAGCAAGTTTATCCACATTCACAGTTTGGGCAGCTGGCTCCCGGTAGGGTTCAGGGAACCGGTGGCCCTATCACCGGCTATCCATCTTATACTTG